The following proteins come from a genomic window of Nicotiana tomentosiformis chromosome 12, ASM39032v3, whole genome shotgun sequence:
- the LOC104098730 gene encoding wall-associated receptor kinase-like 20, translating into MEVLIFVFLFSLTWVSAVPECPKCGNMDVPYPLSTSDECGNPSYRIHCKNGILEFLSAEGIYYKILSINPNASRLVISSPLMQKDTCHSFDLSVGGLRIDENSPFNISSRNTVMLLNCSERILLSPLNCSLNSPCRKFENEIKGCRDTVCCSYLKVASKASHRIRVRVGGCTAYTSVVDLKAGDSINAWQYGVELQWISPK; encoded by the coding sequence ATGGAAGTTCTGATTTTCGTTTTTCTCTTTTCGTTAACTTGGGTGTCAGCAGTTCCTGAATGTCCAAAATGTGGCAATATGGATGTGCCATACCCTCTTAGTACTAGTGATGAATGTGGGAATCCAAGCTACAGAATTCACTGCAAAAATGGTATCTTAGAGTTCTTGTCCGCTGAAGGAATTTACTACAAAATCCTCAGCATAAACCCAAATGCATCTAGACTTGTTATTAGTTCTCCTCTCATGCAGAAAGACACTTGCCACTCTTTTGATCTTTCAGTAGGCGGCTTAAGAATTGATGAGAACTCTCCCTTCAATATATCGTCGCGGAATACTGTTATGTTACTTAACTGCTCAGAGAGAATTCTCTTATCCCCATTGAACTGCTCTTTAAACAGCCCTTGCAGGAAGTTTGAGAATGAAATTAAGGGTTGTAGAGATACAGTATGCTGCAGTTACCTGAAGGTGGCGTCAAAGGCTTCTCATAGAATTAGGGTTAGGGTTGGTGGCTGTACAGCGTATACTTCTGTGGTGGATTTGAAGGCAGGAGACTCTATCAATGCTTGGCAGTATGGCGTTGAGCTCCAATGGATATCCCCTAAATGA